A single genomic interval of Monodelphis domestica isolate mMonDom1 chromosome X, mMonDom1.pri, whole genome shotgun sequence harbors:
- the NDUFA1 gene encoding NADH dehydrogenase [ubiquinone] 1 alpha subcomplex subunit 1 produces the protein MWFEILPGLAIMGVCLTIPGFSTILIHKYTNGGKEKRIARNHYQWSLMERDRRLSGTNRYYESKGLDNLPE, from the exons ATGTGGTTCGAAATCCTGCCGGGACTAGCCATTATGGGCGTATGCCTGACCATTCCGGGATTTAGCACCATCCTCATCCACAAGTACACCAATGGGGGCAAG GAAAAGAGAATTGCCCGTAATCACTACCAGTGGAGTTTAATGGAAAGGGATAGGCGTCTGTCTGGAACGAATCGTTATTATGAGTCTAAG
- the RNF113A gene encoding E3 ubiquitin-protein ligase RNF113A: MADEVSSTTPAVPVCTFLFRKSGRKGSAGRRKRPAFDKQHEGSDSSSSSSDEGNVVVRREKRRLVPNPMIQRTRGSCRERKAPTSYSGASSSGGDDESESTSAVSVVYKSTRSAKPVGPEDMGATAVYELDTEKEHDAQAIFERSQKIQEELRGKEDDKIYRGINNYHRYVKPKDTSMGNASSGMVRKGPIRAPEHLRATVRWDYQPDICKDYKETGFCGFGDSCKFLHDRSDYKHGWQMERELDEGRYGGIEEDNYEVSSDDEDLPFKCFICRQSFRNPVVTKCKHYFCESCALTHFRTSQRCYVCDQQTNGVFNPAKDLIAKLEKHQAEARVGTSDPLDSSDEGVTPIT, translated from the coding sequence ATGGCCGACGAGGTGTCCTCCACTACTCCGGCTGTGCCGGTATGCACGTTCCTCTTCAGGAAGTCGGGACGCAAAGGCTCCGCAGGTCGCCGGAAACGGCCCGCCTTCGACAAGCAGCACGAAGGCAGcgatagcagcagcagcagcagcgacGAGGGCAACGTAGTTGTCCGCCGGGAGAAGAGGCGCCTGGTTCCCAACCCCATGATCCAGAGGACTCGCGGCAGCTGCCGAGAGAGGAAGGCGCCCACCTCGTACAGCGGAgccagcagcagcggcggcgacGACGAGAGCGAGTCTACGTCGGCCGTGAGTGTAGTGTACAAGTCCACACGCTCTGCCAAGCCGGTTGGTCCCGAGGACATGGGCGCCACGGCTGTCTACGAGCTGGACACTGAGAAGGAGCACGATGCGCAGGCCATCTTCGAACGCAGCCAGAAGATCCAAGAGGAGCTGCGGGGCAAAGAAGACGACAAGATCTACCGGGGCATCAACAACTATCACAGATACGTCAAACCTAAGGACACTTCCATGGGCAACGCCTCGTCGGGCATGGTGAGAAAGGGGCCCATCCGCGCCCCGGAACATCTTCGTGCCACTGTGCGCTGGGACTACCAACCCGACATCTGCAAGGACTACAAGGAGACCGGCTTCTGCGGCTTCGGGGACAGCTGCAAGTTCCTCCACGATCGCTCCGACTACAAGCATGGCTGGCAGATGGAGCGCGAGCTGGACGAGGGTCGCTACGGGGGCATAGAAGAGGACAACTACGAAGTGAGCAGCGACGACGAGGACCTGCCTTTCAAATGCTTCATCTGTCGCCAGTCCTTCCGCAATCCCGTAGTGACCAAGTGCAAACATTACTTCTGCGAGAGCTGTGCCCTCACCCACTTCCGCACTTCGCAGCGCTGCTACGTCTGCGACCAGCAAACCAATGGAGTTTTCAACCCAGCCAAGGACCTGATAGCCAAGCTAGAGAAACACCAAGCAGAGGCCAGAGTGGGCACTTCTGACCCACTAGATAGCTCAGATGAAGGTGTAACCCCCATTACTTAA